A stretch of Candidatus Dojkabacteria bacterium DNA encodes these proteins:
- a CDS encoding undecaprenyl-diphosphate phosphatase, translated as MTIIQAIVLGIIQGITELLPISSSGHLALVPKLLGWEVQSIVFDEFVHMASFLAILIFFWKDLWKIATDTIKSLGKLPKFFNSMGFKLVIATIPTLIVGVLFKDKIEELTGNHVVIAISLISLGIVFLFIETLVKNNKKILDQVSVKDSLVVGLAQPIALIRGVSRSGVTITAGLFSGLTKESAARFSFYMSAVVMAALSVKGVYDIFTHPNSETLLVIIVGSIASFLSSLLAIKLLFVAMKTNTFKWFGIYRIILGIITLLLLS; from the coding sequence TTATCCAAGGAATCACCGAACTTCTACCAATATCAAGTTCAGGACATTTGGCACTTGTACCCAAACTTTTAGGCTGGGAAGTTCAAAGTATCGTGTTTGACGAATTTGTGCATATGGCAAGTTTCCTAGCCATTTTAATCTTCTTCTGGAAAGATCTTTGGAAAATAGCTACTGACACAATTAAATCACTCGGCAAATTGCCGAAATTTTTTAATTCGATGGGGTTTAAACTTGTAATTGCCACAATTCCAACACTCATTGTAGGAGTTCTATTTAAAGACAAAATCGAAGAGCTAACCGGCAACCATGTTGTTATTGCCATATCACTTATCTCCCTTGGTATAGTCTTTTTGTTTATTGAAACCCTAGTAAAAAACAATAAAAAAATACTCGACCAGGTATCCGTAAAAGACTCACTAGTCGTTGGACTTGCACAACCGATTGCACTTATTCGAGGTGTATCCAGATCAGGCGTAACAATAACTGCAGGACTTTTCAGTGGGCTCACAAAGGAGTCGGCAGCCAGATTCTCGTTTTACATGTCGGCGGTTGTTATGGCAGCATTATCGGTTAAAGGTGTTTACGATATTTTTACTCACCCAAATTCCGAGACCTTGCTAGTCATAATCGTCGGATCTATTGCCTCGTTTTTATCAAGCCTTCTTGCGATAAAGCTTTTATTCGTAGCAATGAAAACCAACACATTTAAATGGTTTGGCATTTATCGAATAATTCTCGGGATTATTACATTACTCCTTCTTTCGTAG